GGTAACCGGGTAGACCGCTTTCTTGCCTGCGTAGCCTACCTCGATGGCAAGCACTCCAGCGTAGTCATGTGCAGGGGGTACTATGGCCGCATCGTACTTGCTGCCTGGGATTTCCAAAACGGTCAACTCACTTCCCGCTGGGTATTCGATACCAAAGACAGTCGCAGTCCTTATTCTGGTATGGGCAACCACAACCTGAGTGTAGCCGATGTGGATAACGATGGCAAAGACGAGATCATCTATGGCTCCATGTGCGTAGACGATGATGGCAAAGGACTTTACACCACCGGCCTACGTCATGGCGATGCCCTGCATGTAGGTGACCTGGATCCCGATCACCCGGGTTTGGAAGGGTTTGGTATTCATGAACTGGAAAATGGCGCCAAAGGCACTGGCGCTGCATTGTACGATGCCCGCACCGGCGAAATCCTGTTCAGGGGTTCCATCGACCAGGATGTAGGTCGTGGGGTCGCTGAAAATATCGATAGCAGCCGCAAAGGCGCCCAACTCTGGTGGTCAGGCTCCAGGGGGCTGTACGACACGAAAGGCAACCGTATTGGCGATGCGCCGCGCTCTGTGAACTTTCTCATCTGGTGGGATGGAGACCTGAGCCGCGAGCTTCTCGATGGCAACCATATCGACAAGTATGGCAGTGGAACCATTTTCACGGCTGAAGGTTGTGTAGCAAATAACGGCACTAAGGCCACACCTGCCTTAACGGCGGACCTTTTTGGCGATTGGAGAGAGGAATTAGTCATGAGAACGTCAGATAATCAATCTCTGAGAATTTATACTACAACCATCCCTACCACCCACAGGATCATCACTTTAATGCAGGATCACCAGTATAGAATGAGCATCATATGGCAGAATGTAGGCTATAACCAGCCGCCCCATACAGGGTTTTATCTTGGAAAGTTTTAATTTTGCGTTGCAATAGAATGTGCAATGAATTTTTATACTAGAAAATGGGTAAAACCGGAGGATTTAAATGCTCACGGTTCTTTGTTCGGCGGTAGTTTATTATCCTGGATCGATGAAGAGGCCGCCATATACGCCATCATCCAGTTAGGTACTAACCGTTGTGTGACTAAGTACATGTCTGAGATCAATTTCATCAGCTCCGCCAAGCAGGGGGATATACTGGAATTAGGTATCAAGGCTGTTCACTTTGGTCACACCTCTCTGACCCTTACCTGCGAAGCCCGCAACAAAATTACCAAGAAGAGCATACTGACCATCGATAAGATGGTATTTGTGAGTGTAGATGAAAATGGTAAACCACTGGCACACGGCAAGACAGAGATTACCTATACCGACGAGCGCCTGCGCGAATAATACCCGCGTACTTTACAATTTCATAATCGTTACTAACTTGTAGAAGATCATCCTTTTACAGGATGAAAAGTCTGCTGACTTTACTCTTCAGACAGAAAAGAAGGTGAATCATCCCACCCTGAAGCATCGCATACTAAATGCTGAAAATACTTCTTCATAAGTGTATTGAATCTTCTCATGCTTATCTGCCATTGCAATGGCATACAGCATGGGAATATAATGATCTGTGGTAGGTACTGCTTTCAGGGCGATCTTCCCCAGGTTATTATAGTAAAACAAACTACCGAAATCCCGCTCGTCAATTCGCTTTTTCACCCATTCATCGAACTCAATCGCCCATGAATAAGGTTTTGCTTTGAAAAACCCCTTTTCAAGGTTATGCACAATGTTGCCACTCCCAATGATCAGTACCCCTTTTTCCCGCAGCGGTTTCAGGTACTGCGCCAGTTTCCAGTGGTAATCCAGTCGCTGAGCCATGGGAATACTTAGCTCCATCACCGGTACATCCATCTCTGGTGCCATGTGTCGCAATACTGAAAATGCACCGTGGTCCATATCCGTACTTTCGTCTACGGTTACCTGTGGCACCTTATCTTTAAAGGCGGTGGCGCCGTATACGCTGTAATAAGGGCAATTGAAATGTCCGGGTACTTTCAGGTAAGATTCTTCGGCGGTGAGATAATGTGCCGAAATGACCATGATGGCAGTGGGTTTGCGGGGTAATTCTTTCCCCATTTTTGCGAGGGCCTGCGTAAAAGGATTATCCCGGAAAGCATTTTCCGGATCGCCATGTCCTACAAAAAATACAGGCATTTTCTCCGTTGGCTGGAACATACCTGGCAGGTTCAGCGCCTTTTCTATTTGTGAAGAGTAAGGCAAAAATGGCAGCAATGCTGCCATTTTGATAAATGATTTCCGATGCACTGTTCTATTATAATTTCGTCTGTTTGAGCTTTACAGGATGAGCGCTCTTTGCACGCATTTTCAGATTTAATAACTCGATAAATACGGAGAACGCCATCGCAAAGTAAATATACCCCTTTGGAATGTGCTGATCAAATGCTTCTGCCAGTAATGACACTCCGATTAGCAACAGGAAGGACAGCGCCAGCATTTTCACAGTGGGATGTTTGTTCACAAATTTACTGATCCCTTCTGATGCCAGCAGCATAATACCGACTGCAATGATCACGGCCGCGATCATAATTTCAATATGATCGGCCATGCCCACAGCGGTGATCACAGAATCCAGGGAGAAGACAATATCCAGTAGTAAGATCTGGATGATCGTCTGTGAAAAGCTGGCTACTTTAGGTGTGGCAGTGGCATGCTCATTGCCTTCGAGTTTTTCATGAATTTCGGAGGTGCTTTTGTAAATCAAAAAGAGACCACCAATGAGCAGGATGAGATCCCTACCAGAGATCTCCGCCATTTCCAGCCATTTAGGATTCTGAATGCCGATCCAGTTACCCGGGTTGAAGAGCGGGTTAGTCAGTGACATGATCCAGCTGATAGACATCAATAGGCCAATCCGGATAAACATGGCCAGGGTCAAACCCAGCCTCCGGGCCTTTTTTTGTTGTACTTCCGGCAGCTTGCCGGCAAGGATAGAAATAAATACAATGTTGTCAATACCCAAAACAATTTCAAGTACGCTCAGGGTTAACAGGCTGATAAGAGAATCAACTGTAAATAGACTTTCCATGACAATAGGTTTAATTTAGTTCGCAGGGGCAAGATAGGTCAGAAAAAAATCAGTTTGCAGAAGGCTTATGGATTTTTTTGGCAATCTCTTCACTGCACCCGATTCTCCATCAAAAAGAATTATTTTAGTATTGTAACCCGTTGTTAACTTATGAGTATAAAAGTAATCGCATTCGATGCAGACGATACTCTCTGGGTCAATGAACCCTATTTCCGTGAAACAGAGAACGAGTTCTGCCAACTAATGGAAGCCTACCTGCCCCAGCACACTGTAGCCAGGGAGCTGTTGCACACAGAAATCAAAAATCTCACCCTTTATGGGTATGGTATCAAAGGATTCATGCTTTCCATGATTGAGACAGCTCTTACTGTAAGCAATAATACCATCGACATCACTGCTGTTGACAAGATCATCACCTATGGCAAGGCATTATTGGCACGCCCTATCGTAGTACTGGATGGTGTGGAAGAAGTATTGCAATCACTAAAGGTTGATTATCGGCTGGTAGTAGCTACCAAGGGAGACCTGCTGGACCAGGAACGGAAACTGAAAAACTCCGGCCTGGATCATTACTTCCACCATGTAGAAGTAATGTCCGAAAAGCAACCGAAGGACTATAAGAAGTTATTGAAACACCTGGACATCCAGCCGGAACAATTCCTGATGATAGGCAATAGTCTGAAGTCGGATGTACTGCCGGTACTGGATTTAGGTGGTCATGCTATCCATATTCCTTTTCACACTACCTGGGCGCATGAACATATAGATGTGCATATAGACAGCCCTAACTTCAGGCAGGTGGAACAGATACTGGATATATTGCCAATGTTTATTTCACCGCCCAGCGAAATTTCCTGATACCGATTCCGGCAAATATTGCCACATAGATCAGGCAGAAGGCCAGCGCCTGGGTACTAGTCGTATCCCAGTGTCCTGGTTGCATGCCTGTACTGATGATTGACTTCACTGTTCCATAAGGCGACCAGATGGACACCGTTTTAAATTTATCGCCCAGGGTACCCAGTTCTCCCAGCATACCTACCATGATAAACACAAAGTAGATCATCCTGGTGGCGCCATTCACTGTCTCAGGATTGGTGATAAGCCCCGTGATCAGTTGGCCGA
This Chitinophaga sancti DNA region includes the following protein-coding sequences:
- a CDS encoding acyl-CoA thioesterase; the protein is MNFYTRKWVKPEDLNAHGSLFGGSLLSWIDEEAAIYAIIQLGTNRCVTKYMSEINFISSAKQGDILELGIKAVHFGHTSLTLTCEARNKITKKSILTIDKMVFVSVDENGKPLAHGKTEITYTDERLRE
- a CDS encoding TerC family protein, which gives rise to MESLFTVDSLISLLTLSVLEIVLGIDNIVFISILAGKLPEVQQKKARRLGLTLAMFIRIGLLMSISWIMSLTNPLFNPGNWIGIQNPKWLEMAEISGRDLILLIGGLFLIYKSTSEIHEKLEGNEHATATPKVASFSQTIIQILLLDIVFSLDSVITAVGMADHIEIMIAAVIIAVGIMLLASEGISKFVNKHPTVKMLALSFLLLIGVSLLAEAFDQHIPKGYIYFAMAFSVFIELLNLKMRAKSAHPVKLKQTKL
- a CDS encoding HAD family hydrolase, with the translated sequence MSIKVIAFDADDTLWVNEPYFRETENEFCQLMEAYLPQHTVARELLHTEIKNLTLYGYGIKGFMLSMIETALTVSNNTIDITAVDKIITYGKALLARPIVVLDGVEEVLQSLKVDYRLVVATKGDLLDQERKLKNSGLDHYFHHVEVMSEKQPKDYKKLLKHLDIQPEQFLMIGNSLKSDVLPVLDLGGHAIHIPFHTTWAHEHIDVHIDSPNFRQVEQILDILPMFISPPSEIS
- a CDS encoding rhamnogalacturonan lyase produces the protein MMMHLLFLLLFVPGEKLDRGLIAIPQSPTRTFLSWRLLDTDPSAITFNIYRQTDGKLQKLSSQSVTNYVDNHADIHHAQTYLVKSVIGGKETNTATYTIPADAPIQQYLTIPLKTPPGYTPNDASAADLDGDGQYEIILHQTGRGKDNSQSGITDPPIFQAYKLDGTFLWEINLGRNIREGAHYTQFMVYDLDGDGIAEFACKTADGTIDGKGKVIGDSTKDYRDLDPTSKSFGRILTGPEYFTIFSGKTGEALATTDYIPGRGDIGGWGGYGGNGGTDHYGNRVDRFLACVAYLDGKHSSVVMCRGYYGRIVLAAWDFQNGQLTSRWVFDTKDSRSPYSGMGNHNLSVADVDNDGKDEIIYGSMCVDDDGKGLYTTGLRHGDALHVGDLDPDHPGLEGFGIHELENGAKGTGAALYDARTGEILFRGSIDQDVGRGVAENIDSSRKGAQLWWSGSRGLYDTKGNRIGDAPRSVNFLIWWDGDLSRELLDGNHIDKYGSGTIFTAEGCVANNGTKATPALTADLFGDWREELVMRTSDNQSLRIYTTTIPTTHRIITLMQDHQYRMSIIWQNVGYNQPPHTGFYLGKF
- a CDS encoding class III extradiol ring-cleavage dioxygenase, whose product is MAALLPFLPYSSQIEKALNLPGMFQPTEKMPVFFVGHGDPENAFRDNPFTQALAKMGKELPRKPTAIMVISAHYLTAEESYLKVPGHFNCPYYSVYGATAFKDKVPQVTVDESTDMDHGAFSVLRHMAPEMDVPVMELSIPMAQRLDYHWKLAQYLKPLREKGVLIIGSGNIVHNLEKGFFKAKPYSWAIEFDEWVKKRIDERDFGSLFYYNNLGKIALKAVPTTDHYIPMLYAIAMADKHEKIQYTYEEVFSAFSMRCFRVG